A portion of the uncultured Draconibacterium sp. genome contains these proteins:
- a CDS encoding ABC transporter ATP-binding protein → MHIKIENLNKIYKGGSYAVNNLNLEIPNGMFGLLGPNGAGKSTLMRILVTLMKPTNGKVYYNDYELSKNRREIRSMLGYLPQDFSFFSKLKTSEFLDYTARLAGMKSGAARRSAVDQMLEEVGLFEVRDRNANKLSGGMKRRLGIAQALINDPKIIIVDEPTTGLDPEERIRFRNLLSTISTRDVIIILSTHIVGDISSTCDNMALLNQGKLAFSGSPEQLVKEAEGHVWLIEATEQEYMEINEKYPVISTIPIDGGWEVQVVADEINGYQGKPMDPNLEHAYVHFMENKLNQWSNA, encoded by the coding sequence GTGCATATTAAAATCGAAAATCTAAACAAAATTTACAAGGGAGGTAGTTACGCAGTTAACAACCTCAACCTTGAAATTCCAAACGGTATGTTTGGCCTTCTTGGGCCTAACGGAGCAGGGAAATCTACCCTGATGCGAATTTTGGTAACTTTAATGAAGCCAACAAACGGGAAAGTATATTATAACGATTACGAACTTTCAAAAAATCGTAGAGAAATTCGATCAATGTTGGGGTATCTTCCCCAGGATTTTAGTTTTTTCTCGAAATTGAAAACTTCTGAATTTCTTGATTATACTGCACGTTTAGCCGGAATGAAGAGTGGGGCAGCACGCCGAAGCGCTGTGGATCAAATGCTTGAAGAAGTGGGCTTGTTTGAAGTGCGCGACAGAAATGCAAATAAACTTTCGGGAGGTATGAAACGTCGTTTGGGAATTGCCCAGGCACTAATAAATGATCCGAAAATTATAATTGTTGATGAGCCAACAACCGGCCTCGACCCCGAAGAACGTATCAGGTTTCGAAACCTGCTTTCTACCATTAGTACCCGCGATGTAATTATCATCCTGTCAACACACATTGTTGGCGATATATCTAGTACCTGCGATAATATGGCGCTGCTAAACCAGGGGAAACTGGCTTTTTCAGGATCGCCCGAGCAGCTTGTAAAAGAAGCAGAAGGACATGTTTGGCTAATTGAAGCCACCGAACAGGAATACATGGAGATAAATGAGAAATACCCTGTAATTTCTACCATACCGATTGATGGAGGTTGGGAAGTACAGGTTGTTGCCGATGAAATAAACGGTTACCAGGGTAAACCCATGGATCCGAATTTAGAGCACGCATATGTGCACTTTATGGAAAACAAACTAAACCAATGGTCTAACGCTTAA
- a CDS encoding 2-phosphosulfolactate phosphatase: MKIKIHQLLKGAREAKGTAVIIDVLRAFSTACYATAKGVENIIPVGDIQIAYQLKKNNPDYLLVGERHEQKPQGFDFGNSPTHINNAVISAKTMVQTTSSGTQGITNAINANEIITGSFVNAGAIINYIRKTQPEEVSLVCMGFACQYPTAEDSLCAEYIKNELEGMPNDFPAMVQHIKETDGARFFDPATESWSPESDFHLCMDINRFNFILKVKKVGELNYLEKINV, from the coding sequence ATGAAGATTAAGATACATCAACTTCTTAAGGGAGCACGGGAAGCAAAAGGAACTGCTGTTATAATTGATGTGCTACGCGCTTTTTCAACGGCTTGTTATGCCACAGCCAAAGGGGTTGAAAATATTATTCCGGTAGGCGACATACAAATTGCCTACCAGCTGAAAAAGAATAACCCGGACTACTTATTGGTTGGAGAACGACACGAGCAAAAACCACAAGGTTTTGATTTTGGCAATTCGCCAACACACATTAATAATGCTGTAATAAGCGCAAAAACAATGGTTCAAACTACCAGCTCGGGCACGCAGGGAATTACAAACGCGATAAATGCCAACGAAATAATTACAGGTAGTTTTGTTAATGCTGGCGCGATTATTAACTATATACGCAAAACACAACCCGAAGAAGTTTCGCTTGTTTGTATGGGATTTGCCTGCCAGTACCCCACTGCAGAAGACTCTCTGTGTGCCGAATACATAAAAAATGAACTGGAAGGAATGCCAAACGATTTCCCGGCGATGGTGCAGCACATAAAAGAAACAGATGGTGCACGCTTTTTCGACCCGGCAACCGAAAGCTGGTCGCCCGAAAGCGACTTTCATTTGTGTATGGACATCAATCGTTTCAACTTTATACTTAAAGTTAAAAAAGTGGGCGAATTAAATTACCTTGAAAAAATAAATGTTTAA
- a CDS encoding acyloxyacyl hydrolase: MPKSKQTCIIFLCALLYFIGSPVYSFSQESIDVSYISGSVLAHTKKIEPISERPVDGLSVSYTFNNQAGQHWRKFYNYPNYGINYTFKSFNNHGVIGNSHALTTFLQVSFLKRHTFFDLGLKGAAGLAYLTETYDEFTNPENQAISTHLNIAGEFGFYSRLTFHPVYIGYTYGLNHFSNGLIKSPNLGLNTLNNYITLGYEFEKHTEKEEAHFEENNQLIKNEFWAYASTGVNSVKNYDGRFVFFAASVNYSKQLSPISKIGVGFDFINDEALNKYAEINYKYDGESDLSFRYGPNLQGEVMFGNLSLLAAYGVFTGDETNYVSRAYYKVGGKYYAKNIIALAMIRAVPLFKAQVVEFGLGYRFQRIKN, encoded by the coding sequence ATGCCAAAGTCAAAACAAACCTGCATCATATTCCTCTGTGCGCTACTTTACTTTATTGGTAGCCCGGTTTATTCCTTTTCGCAAGAAAGCATCGATGTCTCTTATATTTCCGGCTCGGTTTTAGCTCATACAAAAAAGATTGAACCGATCTCTGAACGTCCTGTCGATGGACTTTCCGTTAGTTACACCTTTAATAACCAAGCCGGGCAGCACTGGCGAAAATTTTACAATTACCCTAACTATGGAATTAATTACACGTTTAAATCGTTTAATAATCATGGCGTAATCGGGAATTCGCATGCACTTACAACTTTTTTGCAGGTATCGTTTCTAAAAAGGCATACTTTTTTCGACCTTGGATTAAAAGGCGCAGCCGGCCTTGCCTATCTCACTGAAACGTACGATGAGTTTACCAACCCGGAAAACCAGGCTATAAGCACCCACTTGAATATTGCCGGAGAGTTTGGATTTTATTCCCGCCTTACTTTCCATCCGGTATACATTGGTTATACATACGGGCTAAACCATTTTTCAAACGGCCTCATTAAATCGCCCAACCTCGGATTGAACACCTTAAACAATTACATAACACTTGGCTATGAGTTCGAAAAACATACAGAAAAAGAAGAGGCACACTTTGAAGAAAATAACCAGCTGATAAAAAATGAATTTTGGGCTTATGCATCAACAGGTGTTAATTCAGTTAAAAACTACGATGGGCGATTTGTGTTTTTTGCTGCATCAGTAAATTATTCCAAACAATTAAGCCCTATCAGCAAAATTGGCGTTGGATTTGATTTTATTAACGACGAAGCATTAAATAAATACGCCGAAATCAACTATAAATACGATGGAGAATCTGATCTCAGCTTTCGGTACGGACCAAACTTACAGGGCGAAGTAATGTTCGGCAACCTTAGTTTGCTTGCTGCTTATGGTGTTTTTACAGGAGATGAGACGAACTATGTTTCGCGTGCGTATTATAAAGTAGGCGGTAAATATTATGCCAAAAACATTATTGCTCTTGCCATGATCAGAGCCGTTCCATTGTTTAAAGCACAGGTTGTTGAGTTTGGCCTTGGATACCGATTTCAGCGTATTAAAAATTGA
- a CDS encoding PatB family C-S lyase, with translation MKKYNFDEIVPRKGTNCLKHDALEQFFKSADALPLWVADMDFKTPDFIVDAIKKRAEHEIYGYTFRSDSYYEAVINWMSRRHQWDIKKEWVSFSPGVVAGLTYAIESFSKPGDGVVVQPPVYFPFFDSVKGTKRKMIENPLKKENGRYTFDLEDLKSKIDENTKLLLLCNPQNPGGMVWTREELVALTDICLENNIMIISDEIHSDLIYNGHKHIPLASISEEVAQNCMVSMAPSKTFNVAGLTSSLVIIPNKRKLAAYERTIGVGHLHMGNIFGTVALEAAYTHGDEWLSQLLDYLWGNYQLLESFIQEKLPRVKVMKPEATYLIWMDFSDYGMKNEELAKFTVEKAGVALNDGGRFGIGGDGFLRLNIGCPRSVLQEALNRLKKAFG, from the coding sequence ATGAAAAAATACAATTTCGATGAAATAGTTCCGCGAAAAGGAACCAACTGTTTAAAACACGATGCCCTTGAGCAATTTTTCAAATCGGCCGATGCCCTGCCACTTTGGGTAGCCGACATGGATTTTAAAACACCCGACTTTATTGTTGATGCTATAAAAAAGCGTGCCGAGCACGAGATTTACGGGTACACTTTCCGTTCCGATTCGTATTACGAGGCGGTGATAAACTGGATGAGCCGGCGTCATCAGTGGGACATTAAGAAAGAATGGGTTTCATTCAGTCCGGGCGTTGTTGCAGGATTGACTTACGCCATTGAAAGTTTCTCGAAACCGGGCGACGGCGTGGTAGTTCAGCCACCGGTATATTTTCCGTTTTTCGACAGCGTGAAAGGCACAAAGCGAAAAATGATCGAAAATCCACTAAAAAAAGAAAATGGCCGCTACACTTTCGATCTGGAAGATCTAAAATCGAAGATCGACGAGAATACCAAACTGCTGCTGCTTTGTAATCCGCAAAATCCGGGCGGAATGGTTTGGACTCGCGAAGAATTGGTTGCACTGACAGATATTTGTCTGGAAAATAATATCATGATCATTTCGGATGAAATTCATTCCGACTTAATTTATAACGGTCATAAACATATTCCGCTTGCCAGCATTTCCGAAGAAGTGGCACAGAATTGTATGGTTAGTATGGCGCCAAGCAAAACATTTAATGTTGCGGGACTTACCTCATCGTTGGTGATTATTCCAAACAAACGAAAACTGGCGGCTTACGAACGCACCATTGGTGTTGGGCATTTACACATGGGTAACATTTTTGGAACCGTGGCCTTAGAGGCTGCTTACACTCACGGCGACGAATGGCTGAGTCAACTGTTGGATTACCTTTGGGGAAATTATCAATTACTCGAAAGTTTTATCCAGGAAAAACTGCCGCGCGTTAAAGTAATGAAACCGGAAGCCACTTACCTGATCTGGATGGATTTCTCGGATTACGGAATGAAAAATGAGGAGCTGGCGAAATTCACAGTAGAAAAAGCAGGAGTGGCATTAAATGATGGTGGACGTTTTGGAATTGGCGGCGACGGTTTTCTTCGTCTGAATATTGGCTGCCCACGAAGTGTTTTGCAGGAAGCATTGAATCGTTTGAAAAAAGCTTTTGGCTAA
- the ruvC gene encoding crossover junction endodeoxyribonuclease RuvC, producing the protein MDKPLRILGIDPGTTVTGYGLVEVRDKKPVILHMGNITPKRYSDHYMRLKYLHERALHLVKEYKPDVMAIEAPFYGKNVQSMLKLGRGQGVLMAAALIHDVPIHEYAPLLVKQAITGMGRASKEQVAYFLQKVYDLKDMDKVLDETDAVAVAICHFIQMSKPQKSKEYKNWGDFVKKNPGKVK; encoded by the coding sequence ATGGATAAACCGCTTCGTATATTGGGGATCGACCCCGGAACAACGGTAACCGGCTATGGTTTGGTTGAGGTGAGAGATAAAAAACCGGTTATTTTGCACATGGGAAACATTACGCCTAAAAGGTATTCCGATCATTACATGCGGTTAAAGTACCTGCACGAGCGGGCGCTGCACCTGGTAAAAGAATACAAACCGGATGTAATGGCGATTGAAGCACCTTTTTATGGTAAAAACGTACAGTCGATGTTGAAACTTGGGCGCGGACAAGGCGTATTAATGGCGGCAGCACTAATACACGATGTGCCGATTCACGAATATGCACCCTTGCTGGTAAAACAAGCAATAACCGGAATGGGGCGTGCCTCGAAAGAGCAGGTAGCTTATTTTCTGCAAAAAGTATACGACCTGAAAGACATGGATAAAGTGCTCGACGAAACCGATGCCGTGGCAGTGGCCATTTGTCATTTTATACAAATGAGCAAACCGCAAAAGTCGAAGGAGTATAAAAACTGGGGTGACTTTGTTAAAAAGAATCCGGGTAAGGTAAAATAA
- a CDS encoding DMT family transporter — translation MSQSVKTYLYAGLAVLFWSTVATSFKLALREYDFIQLIFYVSAVTVVLLFFVLVAQRKTHLIFKQTKREWLYSLLMGAFNPPLYYLVLFKAYSLLPAQVAQPLNMIWPITLALLSVPMLKQKISWISFVALLISFVGVFFISSQGGFDGFQNTNPLGVVLAVGSSILWSLYWIFNVKDTRDQVVKLFLNFAIGMIYLVPVVALFSSFKVHWGEAFIATIYSGIFEVGITYVLWLKAMNLTSSNAKIGNLVFFAPFLSLVFIHLILKETIYFTTFVGLLFIISGVLVQQLDRRKRRAEVVSKN, via the coding sequence ATGTCGCAATCAGTAAAAACATATTTATACGCCGGGCTGGCCGTGTTATTCTGGTCAACCGTAGCCACATCGTTTAAACTGGCGCTGCGCGAGTACGATTTTATTCAGCTAATATTTTATGTGTCGGCAGTAACCGTGGTGCTGCTGTTTTTTGTTTTGGTAGCACAACGAAAAACACATTTAATTTTTAAACAAACCAAACGCGAATGGTTGTATTCGCTGTTAATGGGAGCTTTTAATCCGCCACTTTATTACCTCGTTTTGTTTAAAGCCTATTCCTTGCTTCCGGCGCAGGTGGCGCAACCGCTTAATATGATCTGGCCCATAACGCTGGCGCTGCTTTCGGTGCCCATGCTCAAGCAGAAGATCAGCTGGATAAGTTTTGTGGCACTGCTTATCAGTTTTGTTGGTGTGTTTTTTATATCGTCGCAGGGAGGTTTCGATGGATTTCAGAATACCAATCCACTGGGCGTTGTGCTGGCAGTAGGTAGCTCAATACTGTGGTCGTTATACTGGATATTTAATGTAAAAGATACACGTGATCAGGTGGTGAAACTCTTTCTTAATTTTGCCATTGGGATGATTTACCTGGTGCCAGTTGTGGCACTATTCTCGTCGTTTAAAGTGCATTGGGGCGAGGCATTTATCGCGACCATTTACTCGGGGATTTTTGAGGTGGGAATTACTTATGTTTTATGGTTAAAAGCGATGAACCTCACCAGCAGCAACGCTAAAATCGGGAATCTGGTATTTTTTGCCCCTTTCCTGTCGCTGGTATTTATTCACCTTATTCTAAAGGAAACCATCTACTTTACAACTTTCGTTGGTTTACTGTTTATTATTTCAGGCGTGCTGGTTCAGCAACTTGATCGGAGAAAACGCAGAGCTGAAGTGGTCTCCAAAAACTAA
- a CDS encoding tetratricopeptide repeat protein, producing MKHFIILLILITGLNTGFAQQKRSEVQTKSSLAIRYYNAKDFEKAAPLLKEVHDLTRNSTYFRYYINSLIGLEQYDVAESEIQREIKKQKTPRPEYYVHLGQVYKKQNRDEEAAAMFREAIDDIPANRGAYLTTANSFLGWGEYGLARDTYLKGRETLPEESFNYELARAYLYLRDYTNMMEEYLNLLREDEKHLARVQSSLSSAMRLDIDDGLRDQFRGQVLKRIQAEPNVIGYNRLLIWFFLQEKKFSSALRQSIALDKRTGAEDGQIAQLGDLALRNKEYEQAQKAYTYLMDKGEETPFFPQAFARNIHAKYMEYTNEGEGDLEHGKALATDFENGLIYLSIGPATLNLVREYAHLLAFYLNDTEKAISVLEEGEKVPQLKPEELGQLKAEMADIYVYADDPWEAMLIYSQVIDANKKNSLGDEVKLKKAKLGYYMGNFSWAKAQLDVLKASTSKLTANDAMELSMLIGNNLNLDTTAVPLQMFSSADLLFFQNRPDEAMLVLDSIADIYPYHTLVDNILFRKAKIEMDNQNYALAAEYLQTIVTDFSYDLLGDDALYLLAEINNYHLGQEEKAKELYKQMLTSYPGSVFTEESREKYRELRKVYPDKEPEDKEGLFMRAIESSEF from the coding sequence ATGAAACACTTCATTATACTACTGATATTAATTACGGGATTGAATACCGGGTTTGCGCAACAAAAACGCTCCGAGGTTCAAACAAAATCGAGTCTGGCCATTCGTTATTACAATGCCAAAGACTTTGAAAAAGCCGCACCTTTGCTGAAGGAGGTGCATGATTTAACCCGTAACAGCACGTATTTTAGATATTATATCAACAGCCTTATCGGGTTGGAGCAATATGATGTGGCCGAATCTGAAATTCAGCGCGAGATAAAAAAGCAAAAAACACCGCGACCGGAATATTATGTGCATTTGGGGCAGGTTTATAAAAAGCAGAACCGCGATGAAGAAGCCGCTGCCATGTTTCGTGAGGCGATTGACGATATACCTGCCAACCGCGGAGCTTATTTAACCACTGCCAATTCGTTTTTGGGTTGGGGAGAGTATGGTTTGGCGCGCGATACCTATTTAAAAGGAAGAGAAACTTTGCCCGAAGAGTCGTTTAATTACGAGCTCGCGCGGGCGTACCTGTATTTGCGTGACTACACCAATATGATGGAAGAGTACCTAAACCTGTTACGCGAAGATGAAAAACATTTGGCGCGGGTGCAAAGCAGTTTGTCGTCGGCAATGCGATTGGATATTGACGATGGTTTACGCGACCAGTTTCGGGGGCAGGTGTTGAAACGTATTCAGGCCGAACCCAATGTAATTGGTTACAATCGTCTGCTGATTTGGTTTTTTCTGCAGGAAAAGAAATTCTCGAGTGCCTTGCGCCAGTCAATTGCATTGGATAAACGAACTGGTGCCGAAGACGGACAGATTGCGCAATTGGGCGACCTTGCATTGCGTAACAAGGAGTACGAGCAGGCTCAGAAAGCTTATACCTATTTAATGGATAAAGGCGAGGAAACACCTTTCTTCCCGCAGGCTTTTGCCCGAAATATTCATGCAAAATACATGGAATATACCAACGAAGGAGAAGGTGATTTGGAGCACGGAAAAGCATTGGCCACCGATTTTGAAAACGGTTTAATATACCTGAGTATTGGCCCGGCTACTTTGAATTTGGTGCGCGAGTATGCGCATTTGCTGGCTTTTTACCTTAACGACACAGAGAAAGCAATTTCGGTGTTGGAGGAAGGGGAGAAAGTGCCGCAACTAAAACCCGAAGAACTAGGGCAACTGAAAGCCGAAATGGCCGATATTTATGTGTATGCCGACGATCCGTGGGAAGCCATGCTGATATATTCGCAGGTAATTGACGCCAACAAAAAGAATTCGCTCGGCGACGAGGTAAAACTGAAAAAAGCAAAGCTGGGTTACTATATGGGGAATTTTAGCTGGGCGAAAGCGCAGTTGGATGTGTTAAAAGCTAGTACTTCGAAATTAACGGCAAACGATGCCATGGAGCTATCGATGCTGATAGGAAACAACCTCAACCTCGATACTACTGCGGTTCCTTTGCAAATGTTTTCGAGTGCCGATTTGTTGTTTTTCCAAAACCGGCCCGATGAGGCGATGTTGGTGCTGGATTCGATTGCCGATATTTATCCGTATCATACATTGGTGGATAATATCCTTTTCCGTAAGGCAAAAATTGAGATGGATAACCAGAATTACGCTTTAGCTGCTGAATACCTGCAAACTATTGTTACCGATTTTAGTTACGACCTGCTGGGCGACGATGCCTTGTACCTGCTGGCCGAAATTAACAACTACCATCTTGGGCAGGAAGAAAAAGCAAAAGAGTTGTACAAACAAATGCTGACTAGCTATCCGGGAAGTGTGTTTACGGAAGAATCGCGCGAGAAATACCGGGAATTACGAAAAGTGTATCCTGATAAAGAGCCGGAAGATAAAGAAGGTTTGTTTATGCGGGCTATTGAAAGTTCAGAGTTTTAG
- the lipA gene encoding lipoyl synthase encodes MAHELNGRERLPKWMKMKMPKGESYSKVKNLVNKHGLHTICTSGNCPNIGECWNRGTATFMILGNICTRKCKFCAVPNGMPLAPDLEEPKKLAESVRIMGVKHCVITSVDRDDLEDQGAGIWAETIREVKRVNPETKIEVLIPDFRGKTELIQQVIDAGPDVISHNLETTEERTPFIRFAAKYRRSLEVIKYVADNFGRAKSGIMLGLGETHEDVLKTMDDLLEAGCKVMTIGQYLAPTTKHMPVVEYIEPEKFVEYRNIGIRKGFKFVESSPLVRSSYRAEEHVKA; translated from the coding sequence ATGGCGCACGAGTTGAATGGCAGAGAGCGACTGCCGAAGTGGATGAAGATGAAAATGCCGAAGGGAGAAAGTTATTCGAAGGTAAAGAACCTGGTGAATAAGCATGGTTTGCACACCATTTGCACCAGCGGAAACTGCCCGAATATTGGCGAATGTTGGAACAGGGGAACAGCCACGTTTATGATTTTAGGAAACATCTGTACCCGAAAATGTAAATTCTGTGCCGTACCAAATGGAATGCCGCTTGCTCCTGATTTGGAAGAACCGAAAAAACTGGCAGAATCAGTTCGCATTATGGGAGTGAAACACTGTGTTATTACTTCGGTCGACCGTGATGATTTGGAAGATCAGGGAGCAGGAATCTGGGCAGAAACCATTCGCGAAGTAAAACGTGTAAACCCGGAAACCAAAATTGAGGTGCTGATTCCTGATTTCAGAGGAAAAACAGAATTGATACAACAGGTGATTGATGCCGGACCGGATGTGATCTCGCATAACCTGGAAACCACTGAAGAGCGCACTCCGTTTATTCGTTTTGCTGCAAAATATCGCCGTAGCCTTGAGGTAATTAAATACGTTGCCGACAATTTCGGACGGGCAAAATCGGGCATTATGCTTGGTTTAGGCGAAACTCACGAAGATGTGCTAAAAACTATGGACGACTTGCTGGAAGCCGGTTGTAAAGTAATGACCATCGGTCAATACCTGGCTCCAACAACAAAACATATGCCTGTGGTTGAATACATCGAACCAGAGAAATTTGTTGAATACCGAAACATCGGCATCCGCAAAGGCTTTAAGTTTGTTGAAAGTTCGCCGCTGGTGCGTAGTTCATACCGGGCCGAAGAACACGTAAAAGCGTAA
- the lipB gene encoding lipoyl(octanoyl) transferase LipB — MADFNYVDLGIKEYKSCWDYQEERLLELTTQKRSTGKPTADNHFILVEHPHVYTLGKSGDEANMMANAEFLKKIEATYFKINRGGDITYHGPGQLVGYPIIDLEHYKIGVREYIERMEDAIIATVAEYGLEAGRKEGATGVWLQPDHKVRARKICAIGVRVSRYVTMHGFALNVNTDMRYYNYINPCGFASSAVTSIQQELGKEISMDEVKEIAKRKFNKAY, encoded by the coding sequence ATGGCAGATTTTAATTACGTCGATCTTGGAATAAAAGAATATAAATCGTGTTGGGATTACCAGGAAGAGCGTCTTCTGGAACTCACCACTCAAAAACGTAGTACCGGCAAACCTACAGCCGACAATCATTTTATTTTAGTGGAACATCCACATGTATACACACTGGGTAAAAGCGGCGATGAAGCCAATATGATGGCCAATGCCGAATTTTTAAAAAAGATTGAGGCCACGTATTTCAAGATCAACCGAGGTGGCGATATTACTTACCACGGACCGGGACAACTGGTTGGTTACCCGATTATCGACCTCGAACATTACAAAATTGGTGTGCGCGAATACATCGAGCGGATGGAGGACGCCATTATTGCAACGGTTGCCGAATATGGATTGGAAGCTGGAAGAAAAGAAGGTGCTACCGGCGTGTGGCTCCAACCCGATCATAAAGTACGCGCACGAAAAATTTGTGCCATCGGAGTACGTGTGAGCCGCTATGTAACCATGCACGGTTTTGCGCTAAACGTAAACACCGACATGCGTTACTACAATTACATCAATCCATGTGGTTTTGCCTCATCAGCGGTAACTTCCATACAGCAGGAGCTGGGTAAGGAGATTTCGATGGACGAGGTGAAGGAAATCGCAAAAAGAAAGTTTAACAAAGCTTATTAA
- a CDS encoding thymidylate synthase, translated as MKNIPVISVTGKSLAEAYETALIYLYGKGTRFKTQYDRPGDPLSIDCTMNLTILEPEIDPMIHMAFPGGVDDLREYLLELEGLKDHLVKNMNDPEDKRPEYTYHGRLQNYGVWKELVDEESKEVGAFKVDQIKNVIDKLAEQPFTRQAQMITWMPNIDFKCDDPPSLQSLWYRILEDEDGIWWLNSNIRYRSNDAWNAGFLNMFGFIQFSKDVVAAGIAEKTGKTVKLGRMNWQADSYHIYGKDIRSAKERLFERINDMAFEERTMNFNDPLIRKVYDNAEVEIVKRIKESGA; from the coding sequence ATGAAGAATATCCCGGTGATATCGGTAACAGGAAAATCGTTGGCCGAAGCCTATGAAACAGCACTTATTTATTTGTACGGAAAAGGAACCCGTTTTAAAACGCAGTACGACCGGCCGGGTGATCCGCTGAGTATCGACTGTACCATGAATTTGACGATTCTGGAGCCGGAGATCGATCCGATGATCCACATGGCTTTTCCCGGAGGTGTTGATGATCTGCGGGAATATTTACTGGAACTGGAAGGTTTGAAAGATCACCTGGTAAAAAACATGAACGATCCGGAAGATAAACGACCGGAATACACTTACCACGGGCGCCTGCAAAATTATGGTGTTTGGAAAGAACTGGTGGACGAAGAATCGAAAGAAGTGGGGGCTTTTAAAGTTGATCAGATAAAGAATGTGATCGATAAGCTGGCTGAACAACCGTTTACAAGACAGGCGCAAATGATCACGTGGATGCCCAACATAGATTTTAAATGTGATGATCCGCCAAGTTTACAATCGTTGTGGTATCGCATTCTGGAAGACGAAGATGGCATTTGGTGGTTAAACAGCAACATCCGATACCGGAGTAACGATGCCTGGAATGCCGGATTTCTGAATATGTTCGGTTTTATTCAGTTCAGTAAAGATGTTGTGGCTGCCGGAATTGCAGAGAAAACCGGTAAAACTGTAAAGCTTGGTCGCATGAACTGGCAGGCCGATTCGTACCACATCTACGGGAAAGATATTCGCAGCGCAAAAGAACGTCTTTTTGAGCGCATAAACGACATGGCTTTCGAAGAGCGTACCATGAATTTTAACGACCCGCTAATTCGTAAAGTGTATGATAATGCTGAGGTTGAAATTGTTAAACGAATAAAAGAATCCGGCGCTTAA